Proteins from a genomic interval of Oscillospiraceae bacterium:
- the typA gene encoding translational GTPase TypA encodes MKNEKIRNIAIIAHVDHGKTTLVDAMLKQTGTFRVNEQVAERVMDSNDLERERGITILAKNTSLLYKDYKINIVDTPGHADFGGEVERSLSMVDGVLLLVDAFEGCMPQTRTVLKKALALHLVPIIVVNKIDRPAARPAQVLEEVYDLLIDLGATEEQLNVPVVYASGRDGTASLVPDKQDENLRVLFDLIIEKIPAPESEDLLPFQMMVSNIDFNEYTGRIAVGKITRGHICEKTMISVCRKSGAVDKYRLSSIYVFEGLKKKQVECAYSGDIVCLSGIPDINIGETVCDFDNPEPLPFVEIDQPVLSMFFSVNTSPFAGSEGQYVTSRHLRERLYRELESNISLKVEDTDTTDTLKVSGRGELHLSVLIENMRRQGFEFQVSKPTVIIKEIEGVKCEPYERLFVDTPDEYNGTVIDLISQRKGEMVSMAPISSGYTRIEFIITSRGLFGARSDLMTATKGNAIVNTEFEGYSPLKGALSARARGSLIAFENGTTTSYGMYNAQDRGTMFIPNQLNVYEGMVIGESNDSSDLVVNPCKKKHLTAVRSTGADEALRLVPPRVMTLEKCLEFIADDELLEVTPQSLRLRKKILSNDLRAKQRAKDKLGMANA; translated from the coding sequence ATGAAAAACGAAAAGATCAGAAACATCGCAATAATAGCACATGTCGACCACGGCAAGACAACGCTTGTCGACGCAATGCTCAAACAGACCGGCACATTCCGCGTCAACGAACAGGTTGCGGAGCGCGTAATGGACTCAAACGACCTCGAACGCGAGCGCGGAATTACGATACTCGCAAAGAACACTTCACTCTTATACAAGGACTATAAAATCAATATCGTCGACACTCCCGGACATGCGGATTTCGGAGGCGAGGTTGAACGAAGCCTTTCAATGGTAGACGGTGTTCTTCTGCTTGTCGACGCCTTCGAAGGCTGCATGCCGCAAACACGCACCGTGTTGAAAAAAGCCCTTGCTCTCCATCTCGTGCCGATTATTGTCGTCAACAAGATCGACCGGCCCGCCGCCCGTCCTGCGCAGGTTCTCGAAGAGGTGTATGACCTTTTGATTGACCTCGGAGCCACGGAAGAACAGCTGAATGTTCCGGTCGTATATGCATCGGGACGCGATGGAACGGCCTCTCTCGTTCCGGACAAGCAGGATGAAAATCTGCGTGTTTTGTTTGACCTTATAATTGAAAAAATACCGGCCCCGGAATCGGAAGACCTGCTTCCGTTCCAGATGATGGTATCTAACATTGATTTCAACGAATATACCGGACGTATTGCAGTCGGCAAAATTACGCGCGGTCATATCTGCGAAAAAACAATGATCAGCGTCTGCCGCAAAAGCGGTGCCGTTGATAAATACCGCCTTTCCTCAATATATGTATTCGAAGGCTTAAAGAAAAAGCAGGTGGAATGCGCCTATTCCGGCGACATTGTTTGCCTTTCAGGCATACCAGATATAAATATCGGAGAGACTGTCTGCGATTTCGACAATCCGGAGCCGCTGCCTTTTGTCGAAATAGATCAGCCCGTGCTGTCAATGTTCTTCTCCGTCAATACGTCTCCCTTCGCCGGATCAGAAGGACAGTACGTGACCTCGCGCCATCTCCGCGAGCGCCTTTACAGAGAGCTCGAATCAAACATAAGTCTCAAAGTGGAAGATACCGATACCACCGACACCTTGAAGGTTTCCGGTCGAGGAGAGCTCCATCTTTCCGTGCTGATAGAAAACATGAGACGCCAGGGCTTTGAATTTCAGGTGTCCAAACCGACCGTAATCATAAAAGAAATAGAAGGAGTTAAGTGCGAGCCTTACGAACGCCTTTTTGTTGACACTCCTGACGAATATAACGGCACCGTCATCGATTTGATCTCTCAACGCAAGGGCGAAATGGTATCCATGGCCCCGATTTCGTCAGGATATACACGTATAGAATTCATTATCACCTCGCGCGGACTCTTCGGCGCTCGCAGCGATTTGATGACAGCCACAAAAGGCAACGCCATTGTAAATACCGAATTTGAAGGCTATTCTCCGCTGAAAGGCGCTCTTTCAGCGCGTGCGCGCGGTTCGCTTATCGCTTTTGAAAACGGAACAACCACTTCATACGGCATGTACAACGCGCAAGATCGCGGAACTATGTTTATTCCCAATCAGTTAAATGTATATGAAGGCATGGTCATCGGTGAATCCAACGATTCAAGCGACCTTGTCGTCAACCCCTGCAAGAAAAAGCACCTCACCGCCGTCCGTTCAACCGGTGCCGACGAAGCGCTTCGTCTCGTCCCGCCGCGCGTCATGACGCTTGAAAAATGCCTTGAGTTCATCGCCGATGACGAGCTTCTTGAGGTCACTCCTCAATCTCTGCGGCTCCGTAAGAAGATCCTTTCAAATGATCTTCGCGCAAAGCAGCGCGCAAAGGATAAACTGGGTATGGCGAACGCCTGA